A region from the Bacteroidia bacterium genome encodes:
- the purQ gene encoding phosphoribosylformylglycinamidine synthase subunit PurQ: MKFGVVIFPGSNCDHDMIYVLKDIMKQDVTELWHKDTSLKKVDAVIFPGGFSFGDYLRSGAIARFSPIMEKVITFAENGGFVFGVCNGFQILCETQLLPGALLANTNQKFICKNTFIKASNNNTAVTKLIKKDSALKIPIAHGEGRYYADSETLKSMRLNEQILFRYCDETGNIGCEANPNGSIENIAGICNAKKNVFGMMPHPERASDKELSNTDGKIIFESILASFN, translated from the coding sequence ATGAAATTTGGAGTTGTTATTTTTCCGGGATCTAATTGTGATCATGATATGATTTATGTTCTTAAAGATATTATGAAGCAGGATGTTACTGAGCTTTGGCACAAGGATACAAGTTTAAAGAAAGTTGACGCTGTAATTTTTCCCGGTGGTTTTTCATTTGGCGATTATCTTCGTTCAGGTGCTATAGCCAGATTTTCTCCGATTATGGAAAAAGTAATAACATTTGCCGAAAACGGAGGATTTGTTTTTGGTGTTTGTAACGGATTTCAGATTCTTTGTGAAACACAATTATTACCAGGTGCTTTATTAGCAAATACAAATCAAAAATTTATTTGTAAAAACACATTTATTAAAGCAAGTAACAATAATACTGCTGTTACCAAATTAATTAAAAAAGATTCTGCGCTTAAAATACCTATTGCACACGGGGAGGGGAGATACTATGCAGATAGCGAAACGCTGAAGTCAATGAGATTAAATGAGCAGATTCTTTTCAGGTATTGCGATGAAACCGGAAATATCGGATGCGAGGCAAATCCTAATGGTTCAATAGAAAATATCGCAGGTATTTGTAATGCAAAGAAAAATGTTTTTGGCATGATGCCACATCCTGAGAGAGCTTCTGATAAAGAACTTTCAAATACAGATGGCAAAATTATTTTTGAATCAATTCTTGCAAGTTTTAATTAA
- a CDS encoding ATP-binding cassette domain-containing protein, giving the protein MIEVKNISKQFEDGYKVLDDINIVFETGKTNLVIGQSGSGKTVLLKTLVGLHEVDEGSINFDDRNFTTMSFNERKLVRQEFGMVFQGGALFDSLSVIQNVMFPLQMFSKLSQSDKLERANFCLKRVDIINKNKLFPSEISGGMKKRVAIARAIALNPKYLFCDEPNSGLDPVTSILIDNLIKEITEEYQITTIVNTHDMNSVMEIGDKVVYIYKGHKWWEGDKTQIFDTDNKELNDFIFAAELTKMIKQKRG; this is encoded by the coding sequence ATGATTGAAGTTAAAAATATTAGTAAACAATTTGAAGATGGTTATAAGGTTCTGGACGACATAAACATTGTTTTCGAAACCGGTAAAACAAATTTAGTAATAGGTCAAAGTGGATCAGGAAAAACTGTTTTACTTAAAACTCTTGTTGGGCTTCACGAAGTAGATGAGGGAAGTATAAATTTTGATGATAGAAATTTTACAACAATGAGTTTTAATGAAAGAAAACTTGTAAGACAAGAGTTTGGAATGGTTTTTCAAGGAGGTGCTTTATTCGACTCATTATCAGTTATTCAGAATGTAATGTTTCCTCTTCAGATGTTTTCTAAATTATCACAATCTGATAAATTAGAAAGAGCTAATTTCTGTTTAAAAAGAGTAGATATTATAAATAAAAACAAATTATTTCCATCTGAAATTAGTGGTGGAATGAAAAAACGTGTTGCAATAGCAAGGGCAATTGCCTTAAATCCTAAATACCTTTTCTGCGATGAACCAAACTCAGGTTTAGATCCTGTTACTTCAATACTTATTGATAACCTTATTAAAGAAATAACTGAAGAGTATCAGATAACAACTATTGTAAATACGCATGACATGAACTCAGTTATGGAGATAGGGGATAAAGTAGTTTACATTTATAAAGGGCACAAATGGTGGGAAGGTGACAAAACACAAATATTCGACACTGACAATAAAGAACTTAACGACTTTATTTTTGCAGCAGAATTAACAAAAATGATTAAACAAAAACGGGGTTAA
- a CDS encoding ABC transporter permease → MHLFFHLGRYTKLMGKVFSRPTKSRIFFTQILREIDSLGINSLGIVIIIAFFMGVVITLQTAYNIENPFIPLYLIGLGTRDSMILEFSSTICGLILAGKVGSNIASEIGTMRVTEQIDALEVMGINSANHLILPKIIAAVFINPFLTIISIFVGIFGGWLSGVLSGAVSSENYIYGVQYAFEPFYVTYSLIKTLFFAFIITSVSSYEGFFCSGGALEVGKASTKAVVYSSLIILLFNVILTQLLLTH, encoded by the coding sequence ATGCATTTATTTTTTCATCTTGGAAGGTACACTAAATTAATGGGAAAGGTGTTTTCGAGACCGACCAAGTCCCGTATTTTTTTTACTCAGATATTACGAGAAATAGATTCACTTGGTATAAACTCACTTGGAATAGTAATAATAATTGCATTTTTCATGGGTGTAGTTATTACTCTTCAAACTGCCTATAACATTGAAAATCCATTCATTCCACTTTATTTGATTGGTTTAGGCACAAGAGATTCAATGATACTGGAATTCTCTTCAACAATATGCGGATTAATATTAGCCGGAAAGGTAGGTTCTAATATTGCTTCAGAGATTGGTACCATGAGAGTTACCGAACAAATTGATGCATTGGAAGTAATGGGAATAAATTCTGCAAATCATCTAATTCTGCCTAAAATTATTGCTGCTGTTTTTATTAATCCGTTTCTTACTATCATAAGTATTTTCGTTGGAATTTTTGGTGGTTGGTTATCTGGTGTATTATCAGGAGCAGTATCAAGTGAAAATTACATTTATGGTGTTCAGTATGCATTTGAACCATTTTATGTTACATACTCATTAATTAAAACGCTATTTTTTGCTTTTATTATAACATCAGTTTCGTCATACGAAGGCTTCTTTTGTTCTGGTGGTGCATTAGAAGTTGGAAAAGCAAGTACAAAAGCTGTTGTATACAGTAGTCTCATTATTTTACTTTTCAATGTAATATTAACTCAATTATTATTAACTCATTAA
- a CDS encoding mannose-1-phosphate guanylyltransferase: MNTNNFCIIMAGGIGSRFWPLSRTNKPKQFLDILNTGRTFLQSTFDRFKDICPVENIYIVTNKDYKDLVLEQLPELTQEQVLLEPQRKNTAPCIAYANYTILKRNPNANIVVAPSDHLIINTEEFKRTILKALDFTNKNDALLTIGIKPLRPETGYGYIQVNNEEKYDDGLLKVKTFTEKPNLQMAKVFCESGEFFWNSGIFIWSLKSIMSAFEEHLHEVDILFKEALHHFSTYKEDYAISSIYSECKNISIDYGVMEKAKNVFVISADFGWSDLGTWGSLYENLPKDENQNVIKGNDTVTYDTKNCIINTPENKLVVINGLSGYILVDTNDTLLICKKEDEQHIRQIVNDIKIQKGDTFI, from the coding sequence ATGAATACTAATAATTTCTGTATAATTATGGCAGGTGGCATTGGAAGTAGATTCTGGCCATTAAGCCGAACTAATAAACCCAAGCAATTTTTAGATATTTTAAATACTGGCAGAACATTTTTACAATCAACTTTTGATAGGTTTAAAGATATTTGCCCTGTTGAAAATATTTATATTGTTACTAACAAAGATTATAAGGATTTAGTTTTGGAACAACTTCCTGAGCTTACACAGGAACAGGTTTTATTAGAACCTCAAAGAAAGAATACTGCACCATGTATTGCATATGCTAATTATACAATTTTAAAGCGCAATCCTAATGCAAATATTGTTGTTGCCCCGTCTGATCATTTAATAATAAATACTGAAGAGTTTAAAAGAACTATTTTAAAAGCTTTAGATTTTACAAATAAAAATGATGCATTACTAACTATTGGTATAAAACCTTTAAGACCTGAAACAGGGTATGGTTATATTCAGGTTAATAATGAAGAGAAATATGATGATGGATTATTAAAGGTTAAAACTTTTACAGAAAAGCCAAACCTTCAGATGGCAAAAGTGTTTTGTGAAAGCGGGGAGTTTTTCTGGAATAGTGGAATATTTATCTGGAGCTTGAAATCAATAATGAGTGCATTTGAGGAACATCTTCATGAAGTAGATATTTTATTTAAAGAAGCACTTCACCATTTTTCAACTTATAAGGAGGATTACGCAATTTCTTCAATATATTCCGAGTGCAAAAATATTTCGATTGATTATGGGGTAATGGAAAAAGCCAAAAATGTTTTTGTGATTTCTGCAGATTTTGGTTGGTCTGATCTTGGAACCTGGGGTTCGCTTTACGAGAATTTACCTAAAGATGAGAATCAAAATGTAATAAAAGGTAACGATACTGTTACTTATGATACAAAGAATTGCATAATTAATACTCCGGAAAATAAATTAGTCGTTATAAATGGATTATCAGGTTATATTTTAGTTGATACAAATGACACCTTGCTAATTTGTAAGAAAGAAGATGAGCAACATATCAGACAAATTGTTAATGATATTAAAATTCAAAAAGGAGATACTTTTATTTAA